Proteins co-encoded in one Leucobacter exalbidus genomic window:
- a CDS encoding NAD(P)/FAD-dependent oxidoreductase — translation MNPVLDSADVVVVGAGIAGITTALELRNRGFDVVVVEQRFPGYGASGRGIGAIWLQTCRAGIELDLARAGRDKYLEYIEDLGNVFDYRQNGGLFFFETEAQGAILESYVADRARAGLEVSFLNVDEARSHSSLLPETAIGAVFCADDAQVDATRFVNAVAGACARKGVRIYENTSVISTIRRGESTLGVRTIRGDVVAPAVVWATGAWTVNLSTEGLEIPISTARQGQILTQKVAPVQSPIMHGPRGVKWAGALTALPGYNASDFAAPQSGGNSAKIEYDDIIAQNSEGALFVGSSIDEPGALNPHIGIQATTALLGSALDRYPEHASLGIVGLWAGIASWTQDNLPLIGRTDGIYLNAGHSQGVATGPIGSEVMAAALSGESHPFADRVRPAR, via the coding sequence GTGAACCCCGTACTTGATTCAGCTGACGTAGTCGTTGTGGGGGCCGGCATCGCCGGTATTACCACGGCATTGGAACTTCGTAACAGGGGATTTGACGTTGTAGTGGTAGAGCAACGATTCCCTGGATATGGGGCTTCAGGGCGGGGGATCGGCGCAATTTGGCTGCAGACTTGTCGTGCGGGCATCGAACTAGATCTTGCCCGAGCAGGGCGGGATAAGTACCTGGAGTACATTGAGGATCTTGGAAACGTCTTCGACTACCGCCAGAATGGCGGCCTCTTTTTCTTTGAGACTGAGGCTCAAGGTGCCATCCTTGAGAGCTATGTCGCGGATCGAGCTCGGGCGGGACTCGAAGTATCTTTCCTCAACGTTGACGAAGCTCGTTCGCACAGCTCGTTGCTCCCCGAGACCGCAATCGGTGCAGTGTTCTGCGCCGATGATGCCCAGGTCGACGCGACCCGATTCGTCAATGCTGTTGCGGGGGCCTGCGCTCGCAAAGGTGTAAGGATCTACGAGAACACTTCGGTCATTTCAACGATCCGTCGGGGTGAATCTACTCTGGGTGTGCGAACCATTCGAGGTGACGTTGTGGCGCCGGCCGTGGTCTGGGCTACAGGTGCGTGGACGGTCAATCTTTCGACCGAGGGTCTTGAAATTCCCATTAGTACTGCGCGGCAGGGGCAGATCTTGACGCAGAAGGTTGCACCAGTGCAATCGCCCATCATGCATGGACCTCGTGGAGTGAAATGGGCGGGGGCTCTCACCGCCCTCCCCGGGTACAACGCCAGTGACTTTGCCGCACCACAATCGGGTGGTAATAGCGCCAAGATCGAATATGACGACATTATTGCCCAGAACAGCGAAGGTGCACTTTTCGTTGGCTCCAGTATTGACGAGCCCGGGGCTCTGAACCCGCACATTGGCATACAAGCGACAACGGCATTGCTGGGTTCTGCACTAGACCGTTATCCGGAACATGCTTCACTTGGCATTGTCGGGCTGTGGGCAGGCATCGCGAGTTGGACGCAGGATAACCTGCCGTTGATTGGGCGTACCGATGGCATCTACCTGAATGCGGGACACTCACAAGGAGTCGCGACCGGGCCGATCGGCAGCGAGGTCATGGCCGCAGCCCTGTCGGGTGAATCACATCCATTCGCAGATCGGGTGCGGCCAGCCCGCTAA